The nucleotide window GAAAAGCTTGTTGCTCGTAAAGCAACGTTATCGAAACAGTTCTTATCTCGTTACGTACTAGTTCGCTCAACGAATATATGCTAACTgctatattattaattacagaTTAACATTAGTCTTAGGAAGGCTGGCAAGTTAGAACATCAGGGTGTAAAAGTAGAATTTTTCGGACAAATAGAATTATATTACGATAGAGGAAATCGTCACGAATTCACAAGCTTGGTTAAAGAACTGGCCAGGCCAGGCGAATTAACTCACAACACTGTGTACACTTTTGAATTTGCCAATGTAGAGAAACCATTCGAAAGCTACACAGGGGCTAACGTGCGGCTAAGATATTTCCTGAAAGTGACAATTGTCCGAAGACTTAGCGATATTGTTAAAGAACTCGAATTAGTTGTGCACACTCTTAGTTCCTATCCAGACATGAATAATCCCATTAAAATGGAAGTTGGAATCGAAGACTGTTTGCATATCGAATTTGAGTACAATAAAAGCAAGTAGGTTGATCGATTGTTCGTGCTGCTCTACTACTTTGTCGTAGTTTTTTCTATGCATTTTTATCATGCAAATTCTGTTTCAGGTATCACTTGAAGGATGTCATTGTTGGAAAAATCTATTTCCTTTTGGTTAGAATTAAAATCAAGCACATGGAAATCGCCATAATAAAACGGGAGACCACTGGTTCTGGTATTGTACACTTTCTCTCTTTTATCTAAAGAAAATTAATTACGTTAGCCGTTGTTATGATTTCAATACTTTTATCGACCTTCGTGCGCAATGGAGAAAGTattttgttttgtttatatgttcattgACTGTAACTCAATGTACCAAAGTAATAATTAGAATACATATTTGAAGGTCCACATACGTTCACGGAGAATGAAACAATAGCCAAGTACGAAATAATGGATGGCGCACCTGTCCGTGGTGAATCCATTCCCATAAGAGTGTTTCTAGCAGGGTACGACTTGGCGCCGACAATGCGTGAAATTAATAAGAaatttagcgttagatactaCCTTAATTTAGTCCTCATGGACGAAGAAGATCGCAGATACTTCAAGCAGCAAGTAAGTTTGAAAATATAAAGTGTTGCGTTCGCGCGGAATTTTTAGAAAACAAGTAAGGTAGAAGCGCATGGTGTAAAATGGTGTATAATATTTTCGTTCGGTTCCAGGAAATAACACTGTGGAGAAAGGGCGAGAAAAGTAGAAAATCTCAGACAGCTTCGCCCCACATGCCGTCACACTTAGTCTCTGCAGAAACAGGATTCCCACAAGGAGCCGCTCAAAATGGTCCACCATCCGTGCCATCCACAGTACCACCAGGGCAACTACCATCCAGTAATCTAACAAGCGTGGAAGATACACCAGCTCCGATAGAGGGCATGACGCGCGAAGAAGGGGATGGTGAAGGTGAAAAGGAAGTTAACCCTGAAAGTAACTGAATGTTCGCGCATAAGGCAGTTAACGAAGACAATGGAAAATCTTACTAGTTCAGGGAAACAGTAACACCATAGAGGGGTGGATCATCACGGATGAAACTAGTAGCGTTGACTAGAATTTCTCTTGTATCGTAAAGAGAAATTGAATTTTAAGAACAGCGAGAAAATGGGAACACCTGCGAGCAAAGTTGTAAATATTTTGGATACCTATAAATAATGCAGGTGATAAATTGAATAAGTAGCCAATTATCGATCAAAATTTCAGATTATTGAGATCTATAGGAAATATGCTATGATGTCTGGTGGAACAGACCTAAAACGATTAAAAACGaaagacaaaaaaaaaaaggaaaaaatgtAATGTTACAGAAATGAAATAACGCAAACATGTAAAATGAGTATACATAAGCGGACGATTTAATGATTGAATTTTAATCAGTGGTACATTATTGAATGGCATCTAAATGTTACAGTGTTCtgaatattttatacaaacttATTCTGTGTTATACAAACGATGCCTTCAGCCACTAGATTGATTCTTGAAATTCGAAGCCTCTCGCATGACTGCTTAATCGTCATGTGAGAGTTTTATAAATCTGAGATGAATATACATATACTCACAACGGCTGCCCTATTTTAATCCATTCTCCTAGTCTGCAATTACTATAAATAAAGGCATTTAATGGAGGAATGCTTTTACGTGCAACATATTGTACTATCGAAATAATTTGTGGAACAGCAAGAGTGTGATGTTTTGAAAAGAAAACTTCTACATTAAGATACATGGGGTATCATACAGTAATGTAATAACGATAAATTTTGTTTCAGAGTttgatataattgtatatacaaattattgaaatatatacaCCTATTACTTTTCTAATAGAATTTGTATGTAAACTTGAAGATTCTTGATATAAATCATTCTAAGAAATGTATGCCTTAGTATGCCTGCTCAATTTTAGCATGCCTTTATTAATATAAGAGTGGACTATGATAGATTAAAAATGGGATGGCTCCACATGTATTTAtagatatatacatacatattacaATATGTGTGtgaatatatatatgcatatatatgaTTTTTAATGATAAAAGTAGTAACAGGCTGggttatatatatacacacacacacacacacacatacacacaaagTGTCAAGATCGATTGTAATAATACTGAAAACACGGTAATGAACTATAATAAGATATACTCTTCTATCAAGGTAGTAGTGATTATTACTATCATGATGGAAGTAATATCGATACGAAAAGGAATACCCAATGTTTTGTACAATTCTGtgttaa belongs to Megalopta genalis isolate 19385.01 chromosome 1, iyMegGena1_principal, whole genome shotgun sequence and includes:
- the Vps26 gene encoding vacuolar protein sorting 26, yielding MSFFGFGQSADIEITLDGADTRKSADIKSEDGKKERHLLYYDGETVSGKINISLRKAGKLEHQGVKVEFFGQIELYYDRGNRHEFTSLVKELARPGELTHNTVYTFEFANVEKPFESYTGANVRLRYFLKVTIVRRLSDIVKELELVVHTLSSYPDMNNPIKMEVGIEDCLHIEFEYNKSKYHLKDVIVGKIYFLLVRIKIKHMEIAIIKRETTGSGPHTFTENETIAKYEIMDGAPVRGESIPIRVFLAGYDLAPTMREINKKFSVRYYLNLVLMDEEDRRYFKQQEITLWRKGEKSRKSQTASPHMPSHLVSAETGFPQGAAQNGPPSVPSTVPPGQLPSSNLTSVEDTPAPIEGMTREEGDGEGEKEVNPESN